In Drosophila simulans strain w501 chromosome X, Prin_Dsim_3.1, whole genome shotgun sequence, one DNA window encodes the following:
- the LOC27207764 gene encoding disheveled-associated activator of morphogenesis 1 isoform X1, whose protein sequence is MPGFRGRRVWCGCFKDDEPPEICVVEGAFTLQTLTPTQPMPSVDELDTKFAELVEELDLTAPNKEAMLSLPAQKKWQIYCSRKLPLDAADGPDAAAITQPPTAEHYIERLKELVVHISLSPEDSPSHELGNRLDGHAAFVDALKTALRTSTHSFVLRFVELDGLPALLDLLLQLDIRVANSPLHTSLIGCIKALMNNSMGRAHVLAHPTAIDTIARSLAADNIRTKIAALEILGAVCLVPGGHRKVLQAMLHFQVFATERTRFQSIVNDLDRSTYAYRDNVNLKTALMSFVNAVLNYGPGQENLEFRLHLRYEFLMLGIQPVIDKLRTHENETLDRHLDFFEMVRAEDEKEFARRFKEDHVDTKSAGSMFELLRRKLSHSPAYPHMLSLLQHMLLLPYTGHCTEHWLLIDRVVQQIVLQVEQRPNSDLIVDPDDPEKQLKLAAESPVHDPDVAPLQIDVAKLVRLLVKEEQLTQARKRADELERENFDVQSRLAKKEQELDLRMQEKEDLETGLARMRERLEKESAQHSQAVQRAQTAEMRAEDLQHRLISEQQERARLERLVTEGSIPDDQKVAGLTGCNGAVSPPPAPPMLKAIPPPPPPMAPSMMPPPPPPCPGAPPPPPSMAQTMAPAPPKVDLPKKNVPQPTNPLKSFNWSKLPDAKLQGTVWSELDESKLYNNMELESIDKLFSAYQKNGVSATDGSYEDLRVTGKAAKQKVLSVIDGRRAQNCTILLSKLKMSDMEISKAILSMDSNEQLQLDMVEQLLKFTPSAEERALLDEHSEDIESLARADRFLYEISKIPHYEQRLKSLHYKKRFMLTINDLVPRITSVMEASREVARSRRLRKLLELVLALGNYMNRGARGNASGFRLASLNRLADTKSSAAKGTTLLHYLVQVIERKFKDLLKLEDDIPHVREASKVSLGEMDKDIQMLRTGLADVAREIEFHRSSGPAQQGDRFLPVMREFHAQASVRFAELEDKFQDMKTRFDRAVRLFGEDGSVLQPDEFFGIFDSFLAAFAEARHDNESFRRRQEEEEKRAKQEAELKKRTIERKNKTGLMTSVARNLGLKSGSSNGDPDSPAKGGVGDNKGEFDDLISALRTGDVFGEDMAKFKRSRKARVLNGGGSSTGHTSPPRHGSLQREESGRERERTVRRQ, encoded by the exons atgcCCGGCTTCAGGGGCAGAAGGGTGTGGTGCGGTTGCTTCAAG GACGATGAGCCACCCGAGATTTGTGTGGTGGAAGGCGCGTTTACCCTGCAGACGCTCACGCCCACCCAACCCATGCCGTCAGTGGATGAGCTGGACACCAAGTTCGCGGAGCTGGTGGAGGAGCTCGATCTGACGGCCCCCAACAAGGAGGCGATGCTCAGCCTGCCCGCGCAGAAGAAATGGCAAATCTACTGCTCGAGAAAGCTGCCCTTGGATGCGGCCGATGGACCAGATGCAGCGGCCatcacccagccacccaccgcaGAGCACTACATTGAGCGACTGAAGGAGCTGGTGGTGCACATATCGCTCTCGCCGGAGGACTCGCCCAGCCATGAGCTGGGCAATCGCTTGGATGGCCATGCCGCCTTTGTGGACGCCCTGAAGACGGCGCTACGCACATCCACCCACAGTTTCGTTCTCCGATTCGTGGAGCTGGACGGGCTTCCTGCTCTGCTCGacctcctgctgcagctggacaTTCGAGTGGCTAACAGCCCGCTGCACACCAGTCTCATTGGGTGCATCAAGGCACTGATGAACAACTCGATGGGTCGGGCGCACGTGCTCGCCCATCCAACGGCCATCGACACCATAGCCAGATCCCTAGCAGCGGACAACATTCGCACGAAAATCGCCGCCCTGGAGATTCTGGGTGCCGTGTGTCTGGTGCCCGGCGGTCATCGCAAGGTGCTGCAGGCTATGCTCCACTTCCAGGTCTTCGCTACGGAACGCACCCGTTTCCAGAGCATTGTCAACGACCTGGATCGCTCGACCTATGCGTACAGGGACAATGTCAATCTGAAGACCGCCCTTATGTCATTCGTGAATGCGGTGCTCAACTACGGACCCGGCCAGGAGAACCTCGAGTTCCGACTGCACTTGAGGTACGAGTTTCTCATGCTCGGTATACAGCCTGTGATCGACAAGCTGCGCACGCACGAGAACGAAACGCTGGACAGGCATTTG GACTTCTTTGAGATGGTTCGGGCTGAGGATGAGAAGGAGTTTGCCCGCCGTTTTAAGGAGGACCACGTGGACACCAAGAGCGCTGGCTCCATGTTTGAGCTGCTGCGCCGCAAGCTCAGTCATTCGCCCGCGTATCCCCACATGCTCTCCCTTCTGCAGCACATGCTTCTGCTACCCT ATACGGGTCACTGCACGGAACACTGGTTGCTGATTGATCGCGTGGTACAGCAGATAGTGCTGCAGGTGGAACAGCGGCCAAACAGTGATCTTATCGTCGACCCCGATGACCCTGAAAAGCAACTGAAGTTGGCCGCCGAGTCGCCAGTCCATGATCCTGATGTGGCGCCCTTGCAGATCGACGTGGCTAAGCTGGTGCGTCTGCTGGTCAAGGAGGAACAGCTGACGCAAGCGCGAAAGCGGGCTGACGAGCTGGAGCGTGAGAACTTTGACGTGCAGTCGCGGCTGGCCAAGAAGGAGCAGGAACTCGACCTCCGCATGCAAGAGAAAGAGGACTTGGAGACGGGACTAGCGCGCATGCGCGAGCGTTTGGAGAAGGAGTCCGCGCAGCACTCGCAGGCGGTGCAGCGGGCGCAGACTGCAGAGATGCGAGCAGAAGACCTGCAGCACCGCTTGATCAGCGAGCAGCAGGAACGGGCTCGCTTGGAGAGACTGGTTACCGAGGGCAGCATCCCAGACGACCAGAAGGTGGCCGGCCTCACGGGCTGCAATGGTGCCGTCTCGCCTCCACCGGCACCTCCCATGCTCAAGGCCATTCCGCCACCTCCGCCACCCATGGCGCCGTCCATGATgcccccaccaccacctccttgCCCGGGAgctcctccacctccgccaAGCATGGCACAAACGATGG CTCCAGCGCCACCAAAAGTGGATCTGCCAAAGAAGAATGTGCCACAGCCGACGAATCCCCTGAAGAGCTTCAACTGGTCGAAACTGCCGGACGCCAAGCTACAGGGCACCGTTTGGAGCGAGCTCGATGAAAGCAAGCTGTACAACAACATGGAGCTGGAGTCAATTGATAAACTGTTCTCGGCTTACCAAAAGAACGGGGTATCG GCCACTGATGGATCCTATGAGGACTTAAGGGTAACTGGCAAGGCTGCCAAGCAGAAAGTGCTGTCGGTGATCGACGGACGCCGGGCGCAGAACTGCACCATCCTGCTGAGCAAACTGAAGATGAGCGACATGGAGATATCAAA GGCCATTCTCTCCATGGACAGCaacgagcagctgcagctggacaTGGTCGAGCAGCTGCTCAAGTTCACGCCCTCGGCGGAAGAGCGAGCTTTGCTGGACGAGCACAGCGAGGACATTGAGTCTCTCGCTCGGGCCGATCGATTCCTCTATGAGATATCCAA GATTCCGCACTACGAGCAGCGCCTGAAGAGTCTGCACTACAAGAAGCGTTTCATGCTGACAATCAACGACCTGGTCCCCCGCATAACCAGTGTGATGGAGGCCTCTCGTGAGGTGGCTCGTTCCCGTCGCCTGCGCAAGCTTCTTGAGTTGGTCCTCGCCCTAG GCAACTACATGAACCGCGGGGCACGTGGCAACGCATCGGGATTCCGACTGGCGTCCCTTAACCGGCTGGCGGACACCAAGTCCAGTGCCGCCAAGGGCACCACCCTGCTACACTACCTCGTGCAGGTGATTGAACGCAAGTTTAAGGACCTTCTTAAGTTGGAGGACGATATCCCGCATGTGCGTGAAGCCTCCAAGGTGTCGCTGGGCGAGATGGACAAGGACATTCAGATGCTGCGCACGGGTCTGGCAGACGTGGCGCGCGAAATCGAGTTCCACCGCAGTTCAGGCCCGGCCCAACAGGGTGATCGCTTTCTACCCGTGATGCGCGAGTTCCACGCGCAGGCGTCAGTGCGCTTCGCCGAGCTTGAGGACAAGTTTCAGGACATGAAGACGCGCTTTGATCGTGCGGTACGCCTCTTCGGCGAGGATGGTTCGGTTTTGCAGCCGGACGAGTTCTTTGGCATCTTTGACTCCTTCCTGGCCGCCTTCGCGGAGGCGCGGCATGACAACGAGAGCTTCCGTCGGCGACAGGAGGAAGAGGAGAAGCGCGCCAAGCAGGAGGCGGAGCTCAAGAAGCGCACAATAGAGCGCAAGAACAAGACCGGCCTAATGACCAGCGTGGCTCGCAATCTGGGCCTCAAGTCGGGCTCATCCAATGGGGATCCTGACTCCCCGGCAAAGGGAGGCGTAGGCGACAACAAGGGCGAGTTCGACGACCTAATCTCGGCCCTGAGGACCGGAGACGTGTTCGGCGAGGACATGGCCAAGTTCAAGCGGTCGCGCAAGGCGCGCGTGCTTAACGGCGGCGGGTCCTCCACTGGGCACACCTCGCCGCCCCGCCACGGCAGCCTCCAGAGGGAGGAGAGTGGGCGGGAGCGCGAGCGGACCGTGAGGCGCCAGTAA
- the LOC27207764 gene encoding disheveled-associated activator of morphogenesis 1 isoform X3 — protein sequence MSGMNQMSVFMDKINTTLQSCPIVCINEPDTHSANTEILQTSPESTLEKPKAAPSGGASTSVTSLNGSCIAINGGIGEGATATASAATSTAAGVTKITITSDNGNASTSTKANTGSSIDGYKNSSLVSITSLNSCSDLSQGSTATLPISSTNCSGNNVSRHPLSNSGNSGSDTSSNNFQERFDFEHWKGLLSDYNCFHGLYRYWTQCSGRSSSANDNGRDSDQQQSQSNHENGLGSGAGSFYTHNILGYTFGYPFGLKEDLDGSGNCNSNCSGSSNTNGLGLRKWLSGNTSSNETPLQKHYRHQQKKKMPGFRGRRVWCGCFKDDEPPEICVVEGAFTLQTLTPTQPMPSVDELDTKFAELVEELDLTAPNKEAMLSLPAQKKWQIYCSRKLPLDAADGPDAAAITQPPTAEHYIERLKELVVHISLSPEDSPSHELGNRLDGHAAFVDALKTALRTSTHSFVLRFVELDGLPALLDLLLQLDIRVANSPLHTSLIGCIKALMNNSMGRAHVLAHPTAIDTIARSLAADNIRTKIAALEILGAVCLVPGGHRKVLQAMLHFQVFATERTRFQSIVNDLDRSTYAYRDNVNLKTALMSFVNAVLNYGPGQENLEFRLHLRYEFLMLGIQPVIDKLRTHENETLDRHLDFFEMVRAEDEKEFARRFKEDHVDTKSAGSMFELLRRKLSHSPAYPHMLSLLQHMLLLPYTGHCTEHWLLIDRVVQQIVLQVEQRPNSDLIVDPDDPEKQLKLAAESPVHDPDVAPLQIDVAKLVRLLVKEEQLTQARKRADELERENFDVQSRLAKKEQELDLRMQEKEDLETGLARMRERLEKESAQHSQAVQRAQTAEMRAEDLQHRLISEQQERARLERLVTEGSIPDDQKVAGLTGCNGAVSPPPAPPMLKAIPPPPPPMAPSMMPPPPPPCPGAPPPPPSMAQTMAPAPPKVDLPKKNVPQPTNPLKSFNWSKLPDAKLQGTVWSELDESKLYNNMELESIDKLFSAYQKNGVSATDGSYEDLRVTGKAAKQKVLSVIDGRRAQNCTILLSKLKMSDMEISKAILSMDSNEQLQLDMVEQLLKFTPSAEERALLDEHSEDIESLARADRFLYEISKIPHYEQRLKSLHYKKRFMLTINDLVPRITSVMEASREVARSRRLRKLLELVLALGNYMNRGARGNASGFRLASLNRLADTKSSAAKGTTLLHYLVQVIERKFKDLLKLEDDIPHVREASKVSLGEMDKDIQMLRTGLADVAREIEFHRSSGPAQQGDRFLPVMREFHAQASVRFAELEDKFQDMKTRFDRAVRLFGEDGSVLQPDEFFGIFDSFLAAFAEARHDNESFRRRQEEEEKRAKQEAELKKRTIERKNKTGLMTSVARNLGLKSGSSNGDPDSPAKGGVGDNKGEFDDLISALRTGDVFGEDMAKFKRSRKARVLNGGGSSTGHTSPPRHGSLQREESGRERERTVRRQ from the exons ATGTCGGGCATGAATCAAATGAGTGTCTTCATGGATAAGATCAACACG ACCCTTCAGTCGTGTCCCATCGTGTGCATCAATGAGCCGGACACACACAGTGCCAACACAGAGATATTGCAGACAAGTCCGGAGAGCACGCTAGAGAAGCCCAAGGCGGCGCCATCCGGTGGAGCCAGCACGAGTGTGACTAGCTTGAACGGCAGTTGCATTGCCATCAATGGAGGAATAGGAGAAGGcgccactgcaactgcatcggCAGCTACCAGCACTGCGGCTGGAGTGACCAAGATAACGATAACCAGTGACAACGGCAAcgccagcaccagcaccaaaGCGAACACAGGCAGTTCCATCGACGGCTACAAGAACAGCAGCTTGGTGTCCATCACCAGCCTAAACAGCTGCAGCGACCTCAGCCAGGGCAGCACCGCCACCCTGCccatcagcagcaccaactgcagcggcaacaacgtCAGCAGGCATCCTCTCAGCAACAGTGgcaacagcggcagcgacACCTCGTCCAACAACTTCCAGGAGCGGTTCGACTTTGAACACTGGAAGGGCTTACTCAGCGACTACAACTGCTTTCACGGGCTGTATCGCTACTGGACTCAGTGCAGCGGACGCAGCAGCAGTGCCAACGACAACGGCAGGGACAGTGatcagcagcagtcgcagtcCAACCATGAGAACGGCCTGGGCAGCGGAGCCGGTTCCTTCTACACCCACAATATACTAGGCTACACCTTCGGCTATCCGTTTGGCTTGAAGGAGGACCTCGACGGCagcggcaactgcaacagcaactgcagcggcagcagcaacaccaacggTCTTGGCCTCAGGAAGTGGCTTTCAGGCAATACCAGCAGCAACGAGACGCCGCTCCAGAAGCACTACAGACaccagcagaagaagaagatgcCCGGCTTCAGGGGCAGAAGGGTGTGGTGCGGTTGCTTCAAG GACGATGAGCCACCCGAGATTTGTGTGGTGGAAGGCGCGTTTACCCTGCAGACGCTCACGCCCACCCAACCCATGCCGTCAGTGGATGAGCTGGACACCAAGTTCGCGGAGCTGGTGGAGGAGCTCGATCTGACGGCCCCCAACAAGGAGGCGATGCTCAGCCTGCCCGCGCAGAAGAAATGGCAAATCTACTGCTCGAGAAAGCTGCCCTTGGATGCGGCCGATGGACCAGATGCAGCGGCCatcacccagccacccaccgcaGAGCACTACATTGAGCGACTGAAGGAGCTGGTGGTGCACATATCGCTCTCGCCGGAGGACTCGCCCAGCCATGAGCTGGGCAATCGCTTGGATGGCCATGCCGCCTTTGTGGACGCCCTGAAGACGGCGCTACGCACATCCACCCACAGTTTCGTTCTCCGATTCGTGGAGCTGGACGGGCTTCCTGCTCTGCTCGacctcctgctgcagctggacaTTCGAGTGGCTAACAGCCCGCTGCACACCAGTCTCATTGGGTGCATCAAGGCACTGATGAACAACTCGATGGGTCGGGCGCACGTGCTCGCCCATCCAACGGCCATCGACACCATAGCCAGATCCCTAGCAGCGGACAACATTCGCACGAAAATCGCCGCCCTGGAGATTCTGGGTGCCGTGTGTCTGGTGCCCGGCGGTCATCGCAAGGTGCTGCAGGCTATGCTCCACTTCCAGGTCTTCGCTACGGAACGCACCCGTTTCCAGAGCATTGTCAACGACCTGGATCGCTCGACCTATGCGTACAGGGACAATGTCAATCTGAAGACCGCCCTTATGTCATTCGTGAATGCGGTGCTCAACTACGGACCCGGCCAGGAGAACCTCGAGTTCCGACTGCACTTGAGGTACGAGTTTCTCATGCTCGGTATACAGCCTGTGATCGACAAGCTGCGCACGCACGAGAACGAAACGCTGGACAGGCATTTG GACTTCTTTGAGATGGTTCGGGCTGAGGATGAGAAGGAGTTTGCCCGCCGTTTTAAGGAGGACCACGTGGACACCAAGAGCGCTGGCTCCATGTTTGAGCTGCTGCGCCGCAAGCTCAGTCATTCGCCCGCGTATCCCCACATGCTCTCCCTTCTGCAGCACATGCTTCTGCTACCCT ATACGGGTCACTGCACGGAACACTGGTTGCTGATTGATCGCGTGGTACAGCAGATAGTGCTGCAGGTGGAACAGCGGCCAAACAGTGATCTTATCGTCGACCCCGATGACCCTGAAAAGCAACTGAAGTTGGCCGCCGAGTCGCCAGTCCATGATCCTGATGTGGCGCCCTTGCAGATCGACGTGGCTAAGCTGGTGCGTCTGCTGGTCAAGGAGGAACAGCTGACGCAAGCGCGAAAGCGGGCTGACGAGCTGGAGCGTGAGAACTTTGACGTGCAGTCGCGGCTGGCCAAGAAGGAGCAGGAACTCGACCTCCGCATGCAAGAGAAAGAGGACTTGGAGACGGGACTAGCGCGCATGCGCGAGCGTTTGGAGAAGGAGTCCGCGCAGCACTCGCAGGCGGTGCAGCGGGCGCAGACTGCAGAGATGCGAGCAGAAGACCTGCAGCACCGCTTGATCAGCGAGCAGCAGGAACGGGCTCGCTTGGAGAGACTGGTTACCGAGGGCAGCATCCCAGACGACCAGAAGGTGGCCGGCCTCACGGGCTGCAATGGTGCCGTCTCGCCTCCACCGGCACCTCCCATGCTCAAGGCCATTCCGCCACCTCCGCCACCCATGGCGCCGTCCATGATgcccccaccaccacctccttgCCCGGGAgctcctccacctccgccaAGCATGGCACAAACGATGG CTCCAGCGCCACCAAAAGTGGATCTGCCAAAGAAGAATGTGCCACAGCCGACGAATCCCCTGAAGAGCTTCAACTGGTCGAAACTGCCGGACGCCAAGCTACAGGGCACCGTTTGGAGCGAGCTCGATGAAAGCAAGCTGTACAACAACATGGAGCTGGAGTCAATTGATAAACTGTTCTCGGCTTACCAAAAGAACGGGGTATCG GCCACTGATGGATCCTATGAGGACTTAAGGGTAACTGGCAAGGCTGCCAAGCAGAAAGTGCTGTCGGTGATCGACGGACGCCGGGCGCAGAACTGCACCATCCTGCTGAGCAAACTGAAGATGAGCGACATGGAGATATCAAA GGCCATTCTCTCCATGGACAGCaacgagcagctgcagctggacaTGGTCGAGCAGCTGCTCAAGTTCACGCCCTCGGCGGAAGAGCGAGCTTTGCTGGACGAGCACAGCGAGGACATTGAGTCTCTCGCTCGGGCCGATCGATTCCTCTATGAGATATCCAA GATTCCGCACTACGAGCAGCGCCTGAAGAGTCTGCACTACAAGAAGCGTTTCATGCTGACAATCAACGACCTGGTCCCCCGCATAACCAGTGTGATGGAGGCCTCTCGTGAGGTGGCTCGTTCCCGTCGCCTGCGCAAGCTTCTTGAGTTGGTCCTCGCCCTAG GCAACTACATGAACCGCGGGGCACGTGGCAACGCATCGGGATTCCGACTGGCGTCCCTTAACCGGCTGGCGGACACCAAGTCCAGTGCCGCCAAGGGCACCACCCTGCTACACTACCTCGTGCAGGTGATTGAACGCAAGTTTAAGGACCTTCTTAAGTTGGAGGACGATATCCCGCATGTGCGTGAAGCCTCCAAGGTGTCGCTGGGCGAGATGGACAAGGACATTCAGATGCTGCGCACGGGTCTGGCAGACGTGGCGCGCGAAATCGAGTTCCACCGCAGTTCAGGCCCGGCCCAACAGGGTGATCGCTTTCTACCCGTGATGCGCGAGTTCCACGCGCAGGCGTCAGTGCGCTTCGCCGAGCTTGAGGACAAGTTTCAGGACATGAAGACGCGCTTTGATCGTGCGGTACGCCTCTTCGGCGAGGATGGTTCGGTTTTGCAGCCGGACGAGTTCTTTGGCATCTTTGACTCCTTCCTGGCCGCCTTCGCGGAGGCGCGGCATGACAACGAGAGCTTCCGTCGGCGACAGGAGGAAGAGGAGAAGCGCGCCAAGCAGGAGGCGGAGCTCAAGAAGCGCACAATAGAGCGCAAGAACAAGACCGGCCTAATGACCAGCGTGGCTCGCAATCTGGGCCTCAAGTCGGGCTCATCCAATGGGGATCCTGACTCCCCGGCAAAGGGAGGCGTAGGCGACAACAAGGGCGAGTTCGACGACCTAATCTCGGCCCTGAGGACCGGAGACGTGTTCGGCGAGGACATGGCCAAGTTCAAGCGGTCGCGCAAGGCGCGCGTGCTTAACGGCGGCGGGTCCTCCACTGGGCACACCTCGCCGCCCCGCCACGGCAGCCTCCAGAGGGAGGAGAGTGGGCGGGAGCGCGAGCGGACCGTGAGGCGCCAGTAA